A DNA window from Brassica napus cultivar Da-Ae chromosome A4, Da-Ae, whole genome shotgun sequence contains the following coding sequences:
- the LOC106446946 gene encoding beta-glucosidase 15-like isoform X1: MRGEYLSLLVLIVLASSEVLAKNNSSTPKLRRSDFPEDFVFGSATSAYQIEGAAHEDGRGPSIWDTFSEKYPERINDGSNGSVADDSYHLYKEDVALLHQIGFNAYRFSISWSRIFPRGNLKGGINQAGIDYYNNLINELLSKGIKPFVTIFHWDTPQSLEDAYGGFLGAKIVNDFRDYADICFKNFGDRVKHWMTLNEPLAVVQQGYVAGGLAPGRCSKFTNPNCTGGDGATEPYIVGHNLILAHGAAVKVYREKYKASQKGQVGIALNAGWYLPYTESAEDRLAVARVMAFTIDYFLEPLVTGKYPVDMVNNVKGGRLPTFTAKQSKMLKGSYDFIGINYYSSAYAKDVPCSNENVTLFSDPCASVTGQFSHHPSYFYHFKINKSKFYKQSMLTGEREGVPIGPKAASDWILIYPKGIRDLLLYAKYKFKDPVMYITENGRDEFNTGKIFLNDGDRIDYYARHLEMVRDAISIGANVKGFFAWSLLDNFEWVNGYTVRFGLVYVDFKDGCKRYPKKSADWFKKFLNQKKNS, translated from the exons atgagAGGAGAATATCTTTCTTTACTAGTGCTCATTGTCTTGGCCTCCAGTGAAGTACTTGCCAAGAACAACTCTTCAACACCTAAATTAAGAAGAAGTGATTTTCCAGAAGATTTCGTTTTTGGGTCTGCAACATCTGCTTACCAG ATTGAAGGAGCTGCCCATGAAGATGGTAGAGGACCCAGTATATGGGATACATTCTCTGAAAAATACCCAG AGAGGATAAATGATGGTAGCAATGGGTCTGTTGCAGATGACTCTTACCATCTTTACAAG GAAGATGTGGCTTTATTGCATCAAATTGGCTTCAATGCTTACAGATTCTCTATCTCATGGTCGAGaatatttcctc GAGGGAATCTAAAAGGAGGAATTAACCAGGCTGGTATTGACTATTACAACAACTTGATCAATGAGCTTTTGTCCAAAG GAATTAAGCCCTTTGTCACCATTTTCCATTGGGACACACCACAAAGCCTTGAAGATGCTTACGGTGGATTCCTTGGCGCAAAAATTGT AAACGATTTCCGCGATTATGCGGATATTTGCTTTAAGAATTTTGGAGATAGAGTGAAGCACTGGATGACATTGAACGAACCACTGGCTGTGGTGCAACAAGGGTATGTTGCAGGTGGATTGGCTCCAGGAAGATGTTCCAAATTCACAAACCCTAATTGCACAGGCGGAGATGGAGCCACCGAGCCTTATATAGTGGGTCACAATCTCATCCTTGCTCATGGAGCCGCCGTAAAAGTCTACAGAGAAAAATACAAG GCATCTCAAAAAGGTCAAGTTGGTATCGCTCTGAACGCGGGTTGGTACTTGCCGTATACAGAATCAGCCGAAGATAGGTTAGCTGTGGCACGAGTCATGGCATTCACAATTGACTACTTTCTGGAGCCACTTGTGACTGGTAAATACCCAGTGGACATGGTCAACAACGTAAAAGGCGGTCGTTTGCCTacgttcacagcaaaacaatcTAAGATGCTAAAGGGCTCATATGATTTCATTGGCATTAATTATTACTCTTCTGCTTATGCAAAAGATGTCCCCTGCTCTAACGAAAATGTTACACTCTTCTCTGATCCTTGTGCCAGCGTCACAGGTCAGTTTTCGCATCATCCAAGTtacttttatcattttaaaataaataaatcgaaATTTTACAAGCAAAGTATGTTAACAGGTGAAAGAGAAGGAGTTCCCATCGGTCCAAAG gcTGCATCAGATTGGATTTTGATATATCCAAAGGGAATTCGTGATCTTCTCCTCTATGCAAAATACAAGTTCAAAGATCCAGTCATGTACATAACCGAAAATG GTAGAGATGAATTTAATACCGGTAAAATATTTCTTAACGACGGCGACAGAATCGATTACTATGCTCGACATCTTGAGATGGTTCGAGACGCGATCTC gATTGGAGCTAATGTGAAGGGATTTTTTGCGTGGTCGTTGTTGGACAACTTCGAATGGGTAAATGGATATACCGTTCGTTTCGGGCTGGTTTACGTCGATTTCAAAGATGGATGTAAGAGATACCCCAAAAAATCAGCTGATTGGTTCAAAAAGtttttgaatcaaaagaaaaacagtTGA
- the LOC106446951 gene encoding 3-hydroxyisobutyryl-CoA hydrolase 1-like isoform X4, whose product MGSEPHSQVLVEETSSVRILTLNRPKHLNALSFNMITRLLQLFLAYEEDPSVKLVILKGQGRAFCAGGDVPAIVRDIRLGKWRRSADFMSLGYNLHYVMATYCKAQVSILNGIVMGGGVGVCVHGRFRIATENTVFAMPETSLGIFPDVGASYFLSRLPGFFGEYVGLTGARLDGAEMLACGLATHFVPSTRLTALEADLCRVGSSDPVTYASTILDAYTQHPHPKQKSACHRLDVIDKCFSRRTVEEIISALIREGRLQGLGQCLIRENRMVAHMMKGDISKDFVEGCRAILIDKDRNPKWDPRRLEDMKDNMVDKYFKRVEEEEGWEDLKLPPRKHLPASAIAKL is encoded by the exons atggGCTCTGAACCTCACTCTCAG GTTTTAGTGGAAGAGACATCAAGTGTAAGAATCTTGACACTAAACAGACCAAAGCATCTGAATGCTTTGTCATTTAACATG ATCACTCGGTTGCTGCAACTGTTCCTTGCGTATGAGGAGGACCCTAGTGTCAAACTTGTCATCCTAAAG GGTCAGGGAAGAGCGTTTTGTGCCGGTGGTGATGTTCCTGCTATTGTTCGTGACATCAGACTAGGCAAATGGAGACGCAGTGCTGATTTCATGTCACTTGGATATAATCTCCACTACGTTATGGCCACTTATTGTAAAGCTCAG GTTTCAATTTTGAATGGTATTGTCATGGGAGGTGGAGTTGGTGTCTGCGTCCATGGTCGATTTCGAATTGCAACAGAGAACACG GTTTTTGCCATGCCTGAGACATCTCTAGGGATATTTCCAGATGTAGGCGCCTCCTACTTCTTGTCAAGGCTCCCTGGATTTTTTg GAGAGTATGTTGGCCTCACTGGAGCTAGGTTAGATGGCGCTGAAATGCTTGCTTGTGGTCTTGCAACTCATTTTGTGCCTTCAACG AGGTTAACGGCCTTAGAAGCAGATCTTTGCAGAGTTGGTTCAAGTGATCCAGTTACCTATGCCTCAACAATTCTCGATGCATACACTCAACATCCACATCCGAAACAAAAGAGTGCTTGCCACAG GTTAGATGTTATTGATAAGTGCTTCTCGAGAAGAACAGTCGAAGAAATTATATCTgcactt ATAAGAGAAGGACGATTGCAAGGGTTGGGGCAGTGTCTTATCCGTGAGAATAGAATG GTGGCACATATGATGAAGGGAGATATAAGCAAAGATTTTGTGGAG GGGTGTAGAGCCATATTGATAGACAAAGATAGGAACCCAAAG TGGGATCCAAGGAGACTGGAGGATATGAAAGATAACATGGTAGATAAGTACTTCAAGAGAGTGGAAGAAGAGGAGGGATGGGAGGATCTTAAGCTTCCACCAAGGAAACACTTGCCTGCTTCAGCGATCGCAAAGCTGTAA
- the LOC106446951 gene encoding 3-hydroxyisobutyryl-CoA hydrolase 1-like isoform X1 — protein sequence MGSEPHSQVLVEETSSVRILTLNRPKHLNALSFNMITRLLQLFLAYEEDPSVKLVILKGQGRAFCAGGDVPAIVRDIRLGKWRRSADFMSLGYNLHYVMATYCKAQVSILNGIVMGGGVGVCVHGRFRIATENTVFAMPETSLGIFPDVGASYFLSRLPGFFGEYVGLTGARLDGAEMLACGLATHFVPSTRLTALEADLCRVGSSDPVTYASTILDAYTQHPHPKQKSACHRLDVIDKCFSRRTVEEIISALEREATHKPDDWISATIGALKKASPASLKISLRSVRLEDASQACNDGKDKLTVIVLFKFQIREGRLQGLGQCLIRENRMVAHMMKGDISKDFVEGCRAILIDKDRNPKWDPRRLEDMKDNMVDKYFKRVEEEEGWEDLKLPPRKHLPASAIAKL from the exons atggGCTCTGAACCTCACTCTCAG GTTTTAGTGGAAGAGACATCAAGTGTAAGAATCTTGACACTAAACAGACCAAAGCATCTGAATGCTTTGTCATTTAACATG ATCACTCGGTTGCTGCAACTGTTCCTTGCGTATGAGGAGGACCCTAGTGTCAAACTTGTCATCCTAAAG GGTCAGGGAAGAGCGTTTTGTGCCGGTGGTGATGTTCCTGCTATTGTTCGTGACATCAGACTAGGCAAATGGAGACGCAGTGCTGATTTCATGTCACTTGGATATAATCTCCACTACGTTATGGCCACTTATTGTAAAGCTCAG GTTTCAATTTTGAATGGTATTGTCATGGGAGGTGGAGTTGGTGTCTGCGTCCATGGTCGATTTCGAATTGCAACAGAGAACACG GTTTTTGCCATGCCTGAGACATCTCTAGGGATATTTCCAGATGTAGGCGCCTCCTACTTCTTGTCAAGGCTCCCTGGATTTTTTg GAGAGTATGTTGGCCTCACTGGAGCTAGGTTAGATGGCGCTGAAATGCTTGCTTGTGGTCTTGCAACTCATTTTGTGCCTTCAACG AGGTTAACGGCCTTAGAAGCAGATCTTTGCAGAGTTGGTTCAAGTGATCCAGTTACCTATGCCTCAACAATTCTCGATGCATACACTCAACATCCACATCCGAAACAAAAGAGTGCTTGCCACAG GTTAGATGTTATTGATAAGTGCTTCTCGAGAAGAACAGTCGAAGAAATTATATCTgcactt GAGAGAGAGGCAACTCATAAACCAGATGATTGGATCTCAGCTACCATTGGCGCATTGAAGAAAGCTTCACCAGCAAGCCTTAAAATCTCTCTTAGATCGGTTCGTTTAGAAGATGCATCACAAGCATGCAATGATGGGAAAGATAAGTTGACTGTGATTGTGTTGTTTAAATTTCAGATAAGAGAAGGACGATTGCAAGGGTTGGGGCAGTGTCTTATCCGTGAGAATAGAATG GTGGCACATATGATGAAGGGAGATATAAGCAAAGATTTTGTGGAG GGGTGTAGAGCCATATTGATAGACAAAGATAGGAACCCAAAG TGGGATCCAAGGAGACTGGAGGATATGAAAGATAACATGGTAGATAAGTACTTCAAGAGAGTGGAAGAAGAGGAGGGATGGGAGGATCTTAAGCTTCCACCAAGGAAACACTTGCCTGCTTCAGCGATCGCAAAGCTGTAA
- the LOC106446951 gene encoding 3-hydroxyisobutyryl-CoA hydrolase 1-like isoform X2, whose translation MGSEPHSQVLVEETSSVRILTLNRPKHLNALSFNMITRLLQLFLAYEEDPSVKLVILKGQGRAFCAGGDVPAIVRDIRLGKWRRSADFMSLGYNLHYVMATYCKAQVSILNGIVMGGGVGVCVHGRFRIATENTVFAMPETSLGIFPDVGASYFLSRLPGFFGEYVGLTGARLDGAEMLACGLATHFVPSTRLTALEADLCRVGSSDPVTYASTILDAYTQHPHPKQKSACHRLDVIDKCFSRRTVEEIISALEREATHKPDDWISATIGALKKASPASLKISLRSIREGRLQGLGQCLIRENRMVAHMMKGDISKDFVEGCRAILIDKDRNPKWDPRRLEDMKDNMVDKYFKRVEEEEGWEDLKLPPRKHLPASAIAKL comes from the exons atggGCTCTGAACCTCACTCTCAG GTTTTAGTGGAAGAGACATCAAGTGTAAGAATCTTGACACTAAACAGACCAAAGCATCTGAATGCTTTGTCATTTAACATG ATCACTCGGTTGCTGCAACTGTTCCTTGCGTATGAGGAGGACCCTAGTGTCAAACTTGTCATCCTAAAG GGTCAGGGAAGAGCGTTTTGTGCCGGTGGTGATGTTCCTGCTATTGTTCGTGACATCAGACTAGGCAAATGGAGACGCAGTGCTGATTTCATGTCACTTGGATATAATCTCCACTACGTTATGGCCACTTATTGTAAAGCTCAG GTTTCAATTTTGAATGGTATTGTCATGGGAGGTGGAGTTGGTGTCTGCGTCCATGGTCGATTTCGAATTGCAACAGAGAACACG GTTTTTGCCATGCCTGAGACATCTCTAGGGATATTTCCAGATGTAGGCGCCTCCTACTTCTTGTCAAGGCTCCCTGGATTTTTTg GAGAGTATGTTGGCCTCACTGGAGCTAGGTTAGATGGCGCTGAAATGCTTGCTTGTGGTCTTGCAACTCATTTTGTGCCTTCAACG AGGTTAACGGCCTTAGAAGCAGATCTTTGCAGAGTTGGTTCAAGTGATCCAGTTACCTATGCCTCAACAATTCTCGATGCATACACTCAACATCCACATCCGAAACAAAAGAGTGCTTGCCACAG GTTAGATGTTATTGATAAGTGCTTCTCGAGAAGAACAGTCGAAGAAATTATATCTgcactt GAGAGAGAGGCAACTCATAAACCAGATGATTGGATCTCAGCTACCATTGGCGCATTGAAGAAAGCTTCACCAGCAAGCCTTAAAATCTCTCTTAGATCG ATAAGAGAAGGACGATTGCAAGGGTTGGGGCAGTGTCTTATCCGTGAGAATAGAATG GTGGCACATATGATGAAGGGAGATATAAGCAAAGATTTTGTGGAG GGGTGTAGAGCCATATTGATAGACAAAGATAGGAACCCAAAG TGGGATCCAAGGAGACTGGAGGATATGAAAGATAACATGGTAGATAAGTACTTCAAGAGAGTGGAAGAAGAGGAGGGATGGGAGGATCTTAAGCTTCCACCAAGGAAACACTTGCCTGCTTCAGCGATCGCAAAGCTGTAA
- the LOC106446951 gene encoding 3-hydroxyisobutyryl-CoA hydrolase 1-like isoform X3, with product MGSEPHSQVLVEETSSVRILTLNRPKHLNALSFNMITRLLQLFLAYEEDPSVKLVILKGQGRAFCAGGDVPAIVRDIRLGKWRRSADFMSLGYNLHYVMATYCKAQVSILNGIVMGGGVGVCVHGRFRIATENTVFAMPETSLGIFPDVGASYFLSRLPGFFGEYVGLTGARLDGAEMLACGLATHFVPSTRLTALEADLCRVGSSDPVTYASTILDAYTQHPHPKQKSACHRLDVIDKCFSRRTVEEIISALEREATHKPDDWISATIGALKKASPASLKISLRSIREGRLQGLGQCLIRENRMVAHMMKGDISKDFVEWDPRRLEDMKDNMVDKYFKRVEEEEGWEDLKLPPRKHLPASAIAKL from the exons atggGCTCTGAACCTCACTCTCAG GTTTTAGTGGAAGAGACATCAAGTGTAAGAATCTTGACACTAAACAGACCAAAGCATCTGAATGCTTTGTCATTTAACATG ATCACTCGGTTGCTGCAACTGTTCCTTGCGTATGAGGAGGACCCTAGTGTCAAACTTGTCATCCTAAAG GGTCAGGGAAGAGCGTTTTGTGCCGGTGGTGATGTTCCTGCTATTGTTCGTGACATCAGACTAGGCAAATGGAGACGCAGTGCTGATTTCATGTCACTTGGATATAATCTCCACTACGTTATGGCCACTTATTGTAAAGCTCAG GTTTCAATTTTGAATGGTATTGTCATGGGAGGTGGAGTTGGTGTCTGCGTCCATGGTCGATTTCGAATTGCAACAGAGAACACG GTTTTTGCCATGCCTGAGACATCTCTAGGGATATTTCCAGATGTAGGCGCCTCCTACTTCTTGTCAAGGCTCCCTGGATTTTTTg GAGAGTATGTTGGCCTCACTGGAGCTAGGTTAGATGGCGCTGAAATGCTTGCTTGTGGTCTTGCAACTCATTTTGTGCCTTCAACG AGGTTAACGGCCTTAGAAGCAGATCTTTGCAGAGTTGGTTCAAGTGATCCAGTTACCTATGCCTCAACAATTCTCGATGCATACACTCAACATCCACATCCGAAACAAAAGAGTGCTTGCCACAG GTTAGATGTTATTGATAAGTGCTTCTCGAGAAGAACAGTCGAAGAAATTATATCTgcactt GAGAGAGAGGCAACTCATAAACCAGATGATTGGATCTCAGCTACCATTGGCGCATTGAAGAAAGCTTCACCAGCAAGCCTTAAAATCTCTCTTAGATCG ATAAGAGAAGGACGATTGCAAGGGTTGGGGCAGTGTCTTATCCGTGAGAATAGAATG GTGGCACATATGATGAAGGGAGATATAAGCAAAGATTTTGTGGAG TGGGATCCAAGGAGACTGGAGGATATGAAAGATAACATGGTAGATAAGTACTTCAAGAGAGTGGAAGAAGAGGAGGGATGGGAGGATCTTAAGCTTCCACCAAGGAAACACTTGCCTGCTTCAGCGATCGCAAAGCTGTAA
- the LOC106446951 gene encoding 3-hydroxyisobutyryl-CoA hydrolase 1-like isoform X5 codes for MGSEPHSQVLVEETSSVRILTLNRPKHLNALSFNMITRLLQLFLAYEEDPSVKLVILKGQGRAFCAGGDVPAIVRDIRLGKWRRSADFMSLGYNLHYVMATYCKAQVSILNGIVMGGGVGVCVHGRFRIATENTVFAMPETSLGIFPDVGASYFLSRLPGFFGEYVGLTGARLDGAEMLACGLATHFVPSTRLTALEADLCRVGSSDPVTYASTILDAYTQHPHPKQKSACHRLDVIDKCFSRRTVEEIISALIREGRLQGLGQCLIRENRMVAHMMKGDISKDFVEWDPRRLEDMKDNMVDKYFKRVEEEEGWEDLKLPPRKHLPASAIAKL; via the exons atggGCTCTGAACCTCACTCTCAG GTTTTAGTGGAAGAGACATCAAGTGTAAGAATCTTGACACTAAACAGACCAAAGCATCTGAATGCTTTGTCATTTAACATG ATCACTCGGTTGCTGCAACTGTTCCTTGCGTATGAGGAGGACCCTAGTGTCAAACTTGTCATCCTAAAG GGTCAGGGAAGAGCGTTTTGTGCCGGTGGTGATGTTCCTGCTATTGTTCGTGACATCAGACTAGGCAAATGGAGACGCAGTGCTGATTTCATGTCACTTGGATATAATCTCCACTACGTTATGGCCACTTATTGTAAAGCTCAG GTTTCAATTTTGAATGGTATTGTCATGGGAGGTGGAGTTGGTGTCTGCGTCCATGGTCGATTTCGAATTGCAACAGAGAACACG GTTTTTGCCATGCCTGAGACATCTCTAGGGATATTTCCAGATGTAGGCGCCTCCTACTTCTTGTCAAGGCTCCCTGGATTTTTTg GAGAGTATGTTGGCCTCACTGGAGCTAGGTTAGATGGCGCTGAAATGCTTGCTTGTGGTCTTGCAACTCATTTTGTGCCTTCAACG AGGTTAACGGCCTTAGAAGCAGATCTTTGCAGAGTTGGTTCAAGTGATCCAGTTACCTATGCCTCAACAATTCTCGATGCATACACTCAACATCCACATCCGAAACAAAAGAGTGCTTGCCACAG GTTAGATGTTATTGATAAGTGCTTCTCGAGAAGAACAGTCGAAGAAATTATATCTgcactt ATAAGAGAAGGACGATTGCAAGGGTTGGGGCAGTGTCTTATCCGTGAGAATAGAATG GTGGCACATATGATGAAGGGAGATATAAGCAAAGATTTTGTGGAG TGGGATCCAAGGAGACTGGAGGATATGAAAGATAACATGGTAGATAAGTACTTCAAGAGAGTGGAAGAAGAGGAGGGATGGGAGGATCTTAAGCTTCCACCAAGGAAACACTTGCCTGCTTCAGCGATCGCAAAGCTGTAA
- the LOC106446946 gene encoding beta-glucosidase 15-like isoform X2, protein MRGEYLSLLVLIVLASSEVLAKNNSSTPKLRRSDFPEDFVFGSATSAYQIEGAAHEDGRGPSIWDTFSEKYPERINDGSNGSVADDSYHLYKEDVALLHQIGFNAYRFSISWSRIFPRGNLKGGINQAGIDYYNNLINELLSKGIKPFVTIFHWDTPQSLEDAYGGFLGAKIVNDFRDYADICFKNFGDRVKHWMTLNEPLAVVQQGYVAGGLAPGRCSKFTNPNCTGGDGATEPYIVGHNLILAHGAAVKVYREKYKASQKGQVGIALNAGWYLPYTESAEDRLAVARVMAFTIDYFLEPLVTGKYPVDMVNNVKGGRLPTFTAKQSKMLKGSYDFIGINYYSSAYAKDVPCSNENVTLFSDPCASVTGEREGVPIGPKAASDWILIYPKGIRDLLLYAKYKFKDPVMYITENGRDEFNTGKIFLNDGDRIDYYARHLEMVRDAISIGANVKGFFAWSLLDNFEWVNGYTVRFGLVYVDFKDGCKRYPKKSADWFKKFLNQKKNS, encoded by the exons atgagAGGAGAATATCTTTCTTTACTAGTGCTCATTGTCTTGGCCTCCAGTGAAGTACTTGCCAAGAACAACTCTTCAACACCTAAATTAAGAAGAAGTGATTTTCCAGAAGATTTCGTTTTTGGGTCTGCAACATCTGCTTACCAG ATTGAAGGAGCTGCCCATGAAGATGGTAGAGGACCCAGTATATGGGATACATTCTCTGAAAAATACCCAG AGAGGATAAATGATGGTAGCAATGGGTCTGTTGCAGATGACTCTTACCATCTTTACAAG GAAGATGTGGCTTTATTGCATCAAATTGGCTTCAATGCTTACAGATTCTCTATCTCATGGTCGAGaatatttcctc GAGGGAATCTAAAAGGAGGAATTAACCAGGCTGGTATTGACTATTACAACAACTTGATCAATGAGCTTTTGTCCAAAG GAATTAAGCCCTTTGTCACCATTTTCCATTGGGACACACCACAAAGCCTTGAAGATGCTTACGGTGGATTCCTTGGCGCAAAAATTGT AAACGATTTCCGCGATTATGCGGATATTTGCTTTAAGAATTTTGGAGATAGAGTGAAGCACTGGATGACATTGAACGAACCACTGGCTGTGGTGCAACAAGGGTATGTTGCAGGTGGATTGGCTCCAGGAAGATGTTCCAAATTCACAAACCCTAATTGCACAGGCGGAGATGGAGCCACCGAGCCTTATATAGTGGGTCACAATCTCATCCTTGCTCATGGAGCCGCCGTAAAAGTCTACAGAGAAAAATACAAG GCATCTCAAAAAGGTCAAGTTGGTATCGCTCTGAACGCGGGTTGGTACTTGCCGTATACAGAATCAGCCGAAGATAGGTTAGCTGTGGCACGAGTCATGGCATTCACAATTGACTACTTTCTGGAGCCACTTGTGACTGGTAAATACCCAGTGGACATGGTCAACAACGTAAAAGGCGGTCGTTTGCCTacgttcacagcaaaacaatcTAAGATGCTAAAGGGCTCATATGATTTCATTGGCATTAATTATTACTCTTCTGCTTATGCAAAAGATGTCCCCTGCTCTAACGAAAATGTTACACTCTTCTCTGATCCTTGTGCCAGCGTCACAG GTGAAAGAGAAGGAGTTCCCATCGGTCCAAAG gcTGCATCAGATTGGATTTTGATATATCCAAAGGGAATTCGTGATCTTCTCCTCTATGCAAAATACAAGTTCAAAGATCCAGTCATGTACATAACCGAAAATG GTAGAGATGAATTTAATACCGGTAAAATATTTCTTAACGACGGCGACAGAATCGATTACTATGCTCGACATCTTGAGATGGTTCGAGACGCGATCTC gATTGGAGCTAATGTGAAGGGATTTTTTGCGTGGTCGTTGTTGGACAACTTCGAATGGGTAAATGGATATACCGTTCGTTTCGGGCTGGTTTACGTCGATTTCAAAGATGGATGTAAGAGATACCCCAAAAAATCAGCTGATTGGTTCAAAAAGtttttgaatcaaaagaaaaacagtTGA